Proteins encoded together in one Miscanthus floridulus cultivar M001 chromosome 16, ASM1932011v1, whole genome shotgun sequence window:
- the LOC136511062 gene encoding uncharacterized protein, whose product MAELLAAHRESAVARQETARAMDIMAQAIASLARGGHGGNGGNEGGARHPGGLSSYQDFLKTHPPTFTPSNEPLEAEHWLRTLEQKFLLLDVTNEQRVRFVAQQLLGSTGAWWETFLAMEQPDHPATWREFSTTFREFFIPAGVINQKVTEFLELHQGNRIVIEYVNKFNHLAQYAGSQVDTDDKKRECFFRGLAPLLQEKLYIANYQTFGALMNAAIAMEGFQRESQADWKRKRVAAGSSSHPHTQKIQV is encoded by the coding sequence ATGGCGGAGCTATTGGCTGCTCACCGGGAGTCAGCTGTTGCTCGCCAGGaaacagctcgtgccatggacattATGGCACAGGCTATCGCGAGCCTCGCCCGCGGAGGCCACGGGGGAAATGGTGGGAATGAAGGTGGTGCCCGCCATCCTGGGGGACTGTCCTCCTACCAGGACTttctcaagactcacccacccaccttcaccccATCTAATGAGCCTCTAGAggcagagcactggcttcgcaccctggagcagaagtttctgctgCTCGACGTGACTAACGAGCAGAGGGTGCGCTTCGTAGCGCAACAGCTGTTGGGGTCCACAGGTGCATGGTGGGAAACTTTCCTAGCCATGGAGCAGCCAGATCATCCGGCAACATGGCGGGAGTTCTCCACCACATTccgagagttctttatccctgctggtgtcatcaaccagaaggtgactgagttcctgGAGCTGCACCAGGGGAACAGGATAGTGAtcgaatatgtgaacaagtttaaTCACTTGGCTCAATATGCTGGCAGTCAGGTGGatactgatgacaagaagagggaatGCTTCTTTCGTGGTCTAGCTCCCCTCCTTCAGGAAAAGCTTTACATAgcaaactatcagacctttggggctctgatgaacgccgccattgccatgGAAGGTTTTCAGCGGGAATCCCAGGCcgattggaagaggaagcgggtggcagctggatcctctagccaccctcacacacAGAAGATAcaggtttag